From the Halorhabdus utahensis DSM 12940 genome, one window contains:
- a CDS encoding TrmB family transcriptional regulator, with protein sequence MSEGDDSALARQLAHFGLSDTEIQTYLAVLENGEAKASTIADATGVSKRYVYSVCEELEDQGFVEVNDHVVPTKIRAKRPEDVIEILSNRLEEIEPALERRFSEATSRPQRFDVIKSRVTVVKRINEYIEESEQRIALSIPHSTLPRVIEGLQDAVERGVFVLLLVTDAQPDPTEFAAYDRPVASAVRSWNVPVPVMLTVDGEFGIVSSSEMMTVANSDERAISLVQERIVPTLFESFLANFWLSADELSVIEAAPLPQTYDSFEHAVFQATLHLREGTAVSACVEATPNEGGADVETVTGRVVETNQGIVDPVTNEFPIEHTLVLETDEGRTTVGGHGAFLEEYAARTVKLEAAD encoded by the coding sequence ATGTCTGAAGGCGACGATTCGGCACTCGCTCGGCAGTTAGCGCACTTCGGACTGTCGGACACCGAGATCCAGACCTATCTTGCGGTCCTCGAAAACGGTGAGGCAAAGGCGAGTACGATCGCGGACGCGACTGGCGTCTCCAAACGGTACGTCTACAGCGTCTGTGAAGAACTCGAAGACCAGGGGTTTGTCGAGGTCAACGATCACGTCGTCCCGACGAAGATCCGCGCCAAGCGGCCGGAAGACGTTATCGAGATCCTCTCGAACCGTCTCGAAGAGATCGAGCCGGCACTCGAACGTCGCTTTTCAGAGGCCACATCCCGGCCCCAGCGCTTCGACGTGATCAAGTCCCGGGTCACCGTGGTGAAACGGATCAACGAGTACATCGAGGAATCCGAACAGCGGATCGCGTTGTCGATCCCCCATTCGACGCTGCCGCGCGTGATCGAGGGGCTTCAGGACGCCGTTGAGCGGGGCGTGTTCGTCCTCCTGCTGGTGACGGATGCACAGCCGGACCCAACCGAGTTTGCGGCGTACGATCGCCCCGTGGCGAGTGCTGTCCGGAGTTGGAACGTTCCAGTCCCAGTGATGCTGACCGTCGATGGTGAGTTCGGTATCGTCTCCTCTTCGGAGATGATGACGGTCGCAAACAGCGACGAACGGGCAATATCGCTGGTTCAGGAGCGGATCGTTCCGACACTGTTCGAATCGTTCCTGGCGAACTTCTGGCTGAGTGCCGACGAACTGTCCGTGATCGAGGCGGCGCCGTTGCCCCAAACGTACGACAGCTTCGAGCACGCGGTCTTCCAGGCAACGCTGCATCTGCGGGAGGGGACTGCCGTGAGTGCCTGTGTGGAGGCGACACCGAACGAGGGTGGGGCGGACGTCGAAACCGTCACCGGCCGCGTCGTCGAGACGAACCAGGGAATCGTCGACCCGGTCACCAACGAGTTCCCGATCGAGCACACGCTGGTGCTTGAGACCGACGAGGGCCGGACGACCGTTGGCGGCCACGGTGCGTTCCTCGAGGAATACGCCGCCAGAACGGTCAAACTCGAAGCTGCTGACTGA
- a CDS encoding DUF7342 family protein: MTDQGLESWTKDLTARERVREIATTLTEPRSVEWVRDQAQVSAWQTAKDELEMLVEFGQVHAIDGDDGNTKYAPNYQQRYFEEVTELINRHTREELREEIATIQETIDEWKREFDVESRDELESTLADNELTSEAVRDRNSVLRQWERHEDNKRLIKHALELYDDARSLYPGENASSSSSVSLTQ, from the coding sequence ATGACAGACCAGGGTCTCGAATCGTGGACGAAGGACTTGACGGCCCGCGAACGCGTCAGGGAGATCGCAACGACGCTCACCGAACCGCGATCAGTCGAATGGGTGCGTGACCAGGCGCAGGTCTCCGCCTGGCAGACCGCCAAAGACGAGTTGGAGATGCTCGTCGAATTCGGGCAAGTCCACGCGATCGACGGTGACGACGGGAACACGAAGTACGCGCCGAACTACCAGCAACGCTACTTTGAGGAAGTGACCGAGTTGATCAACAGACACACGCGTGAGGAACTGCGCGAAGAGATTGCCACGATTCAAGAGACCATCGACGAGTGGAAGCGTGAATTCGACGTCGAATCCCGCGACGAACTCGAATCGACGCTAGCCGACAACGAGCTTACCAGTGAAGCTGTCCGGGATCGCAACAGCGTGCTCCGGCAGTGGGAGCGCCACGAGGACAACAAACGGCTCATCAAGCACGCCCTCGAACTCTACGACGATGCCAGGTCACTCTATCCCGGAGAGAACGCGTCTTCGAGTTCCTCAGTCTCACTCACACAGTAG
- a CDS encoding redox-regulated ATPase YchF — MSYKIGLVGKPSVGKSTFFNAATMNDVPEGAYPFTTIDPSVGEAYVRVDCAAPEFGHSCTPNHGYCDDGVRFVPTKLVDVAGLVPGAHEGKGLGNQFLTDLNEADVLVHVVDFTGETDLEGEPTTDHDPREDIDFLENELDMWYLDVFEKGIERHQTGYNGADGDIEADLAEQLSAFGIGEDEIKQVILAEELELDPNTWDETDREALAREIRMRTKPIVIAANKMDTEAAQDNWDAVTSDPEYEHLTFVPVSAHAEKALKNGDEQGVLDYRPGDADFEVTADLPEEKAAGLEEIREFVGAYGGTGVQDVIETALFEVLDAIAVFPGARKPQDDGTFLQDCFVLPDGSTAEDFAYFLHTDIGEGFLHAHDVRSERQVGAETELDHRDVVEITTTN; from the coding sequence ATGAGCTACAAGATCGGTCTCGTGGGCAAACCCTCCGTCGGGAAGTCCACGTTTTTCAACGCGGCGACGATGAACGATGTGCCGGAAGGGGCTTATCCGTTCACGACGATCGACCCGTCGGTCGGCGAGGCGTATGTGCGGGTCGATTGTGCGGCCCCGGAATTCGGCCACTCCTGTACCCCCAATCACGGCTACTGTGACGATGGTGTCCGTTTCGTTCCGACGAAGCTGGTCGACGTCGCGGGACTCGTTCCTGGTGCCCACGAGGGGAAAGGACTCGGCAATCAGTTCCTCACGGATCTCAACGAGGCGGACGTGCTGGTCCACGTCGTCGACTTCACCGGCGAGACGGACCTCGAGGGTGAACCGACGACGGATCACGACCCACGCGAGGACATCGACTTCCTGGAGAACGAACTCGACATGTGGTATCTCGACGTCTTCGAGAAGGGGATCGAGCGCCACCAGACGGGGTATAATGGCGCAGATGGAGACATCGAGGCCGACCTCGCCGAACAGCTCTCGGCGTTCGGGATCGGTGAAGACGAGATCAAGCAGGTCATTCTCGCCGAAGAGTTAGAACTCGATCCCAACACGTGGGACGAGACGGATCGGGAAGCCCTCGCCCGCGAGATCCGGATGCGGACCAAGCCGATCGTCATCGCGGCCAACAAGATGGACACCGAAGCGGCACAGGACAACTGGGACGCGGTGACGAGCGATCCCGAATACGAGCACCTGACGTTCGTCCCCGTCTCAGCCCACGCCGAGAAGGCGCTGAAGAACGGCGACGAACAGGGTGTGCTGGACTATCGCCCGGGTGACGCGGACTTCGAAGTGACGGCTGACCTTCCCGAAGAGAAAGCCGCGGGCCTCGAAGAGATCCGCGAGTTCGTCGGGGCCTACGGCGGGACAGGCGTCCAGGACGTCATCGAAACGGCGCTGTTCGAAGTCCTCGATGCGATCGCCGTCTTCCCTGGCGCGCGCAAGCCACAGGACGACGGCACGTTCCTGCAGGACTGTTTCGTCCTCCCCGACGGCTCGACGGCCGAGGACTTCGCGTACTTCCTGCATACCGACATCGGCGAGGGCTTTCTTCACGCTCACGACGTCCGTTCGGAGCGTCAGGTCGGCGCGGAGACGGAACTCGATCACCGTGACGTCGTCGAGATCACGACGACAAACTGA
- a CDS encoding SdpI family protein: MKSTHRFALAAGLVVASGVVSVLAAPDLPEQMATHWNAAGVPDDTMSKPVALALIPILTAALLGMFAVIPRIDPLGENIAEFRPIYDWFVVGFTAFMAIVHGGIVAFNLGYEFDFVLLLLAAVAILFYLVGVLLDHVERNWFVGIRTPWTMSSPEVWEQTNALGATLFKLTAAVALVGLLFGEYAIYFLIVPVLVTASITVVYSYYLYERLEEDPSDV; encoded by the coding sequence ATGAAATCGACACATCGGTTCGCTCTGGCGGCTGGTCTGGTCGTCGCCTCGGGTGTCGTCAGTGTCCTCGCCGCGCCGGATCTCCCCGAACAGATGGCGACGCACTGGAACGCCGCTGGTGTGCCCGACGACACGATGTCGAAGCCAGTCGCCCTCGCCCTCATTCCAATACTGACGGCAGCCCTCCTCGGTATGTTCGCTGTCATTCCCCGTATCGATCCGCTCGGCGAGAACATCGCCGAATTCCGCCCGATTTACGACTGGTTCGTCGTCGGCTTCACGGCGTTCATGGCGATCGTCCACGGCGGCATCGTCGCGTTCAACCTCGGCTACGAGTTCGACTTTGTGTTGTTGCTACTGGCAGCTGTGGCCATTCTCTTCTATCTCGTCGGTGTCCTCCTCGACCACGTGGAACGCAACTGGTTCGTCGGCATTCGTACCCCGTGGACGATGAGTAGTCCCGAGGTCTGGGAGCAGACGAACGCCCTCGGGGCGACGCTCTTCAAACTTACCGCGGCGGTGGCACTCGTGGGACTGCTATTCGGGGAGTACGCAATCTATTTCCTGATCGTCCCGGTGCTGGTGACGGCCAGCATCACGGTGGTGTACTCCTACTACCTGTATGAGCGCCTTGAGGAAGATCCGAGTGACGTGTAA
- a CDS encoding DNA topoisomerase VI subunit B: MPSMQSTLGEEGIAEELAESQRQISIAEFFEKNKHMLGFDSGARALVTAVKEGVDNSLDACEEADIFPDVYVEIEDVGEYYRLVIEDNGPGITREQLPKVFGKLLYGSRFHKREQNRGQQGIGISAAVLYSQLTSGKPAKITSRTKGSEEAHYFELIIDTDTNEPEIDVDETTTWDRPHGTRIEVELEANLRARQQLHDYIKHTAVVNPHARIEFHEPNMAEPAKFERVEGADLPAETKEIRPHPHGVELGTLLKMLEATDSYSVSGFLQGEFTRVGGKTSDKVLDNFRDRHFGREMAWRPPQVHEGDVEVAVRAAVANKGKDATKSFAREVADAIDDRERVAHHELRAIVDEAAEAAAEGFGTTFGSTVREKATAAAWAQLIGNTDEGDVRETLASDLYGLVDAATSKRKDDATIEGLADRIAAKFVDEDDRHRCTRDQLAEYVERAAENTEEYDDATIGETARENVTTEIWAIMETVPDDVPNVTEIADNRDVAADLLEAMRETDIISPPTDCLAPISERLVEEGLRKEFDADFYAASTRDASVHGGDPFIVEAGIAYGGELDEGGPVDVMRFANRVPLVYQRGACATTDVVKTINWRNYGLDQPGGSGIPKGPAVVMIHVASTNVPFTSESKDAIANIPEIEDEIELAIREAARELKSFLNERRSRRQRREKQDKLGTILPEMATKLTAVTGRAELNIDDSLARIMNNVLLEREREDGTVSLVVENNDSTNADVEITDIVTAEPANVEADGDDARVVEMEGEWFIKWSPTVSSGDEAALSYEVSDDAEFDISVEGIAEEKLTVDGEQ, from the coding sequence ATGCCATCGATGCAGTCGACGCTCGGCGAGGAGGGGATCGCCGAGGAACTGGCCGAGAGCCAGCGCCAGATCTCCATCGCCGAGTTCTTCGAGAAGAACAAGCACATGCTCGGGTTCGACTCGGGAGCCCGGGCACTCGTCACGGCCGTCAAAGAGGGTGTCGACAACAGTCTCGACGCCTGTGAGGAGGCAGATATCTTCCCCGACGTCTACGTCGAGATCGAAGACGTCGGCGAGTACTACCGGCTGGTCATCGAGGACAACGGCCCGGGTATCACGCGGGAGCAACTCCCCAAAGTCTTCGGTAAACTGCTGTACGGCAGCCGGTTTCACAAGCGAGAACAGAACCGCGGTCAGCAGGGGATCGGGATCTCCGCAGCCGTCCTCTATTCGCAATTGACGTCCGGCAAGCCCGCCAAGATCACCTCCCGAACCAAGGGCTCCGAGGAGGCTCACTACTTCGAGTTGATCATTGACACTGACACCAACGAGCCCGAGATCGATGTCGACGAGACGACGACCTGGGATCGCCCCCACGGGACGCGAATCGAGGTCGAACTGGAGGCCAATCTCCGGGCGCGCCAGCAGCTCCACGACTACATCAAGCACACGGCCGTGGTCAACCCCCACGCTCGCATCGAGTTCCACGAGCCGAACATGGCCGAGCCGGCGAAGTTCGAACGCGTCGAGGGCGCGGATTTGCCAGCCGAGACCAAGGAGATCCGCCCCCATCCCCACGGCGTCGAACTCGGGACGCTGCTGAAGATGCTCGAAGCCACCGATTCGTATTCGGTGTCCGGCTTCTTGCAGGGGGAGTTCACCCGCGTAGGCGGGAAAACGTCCGACAAAGTCCTCGATAACTTCCGGGACCGACACTTCGGTCGCGAGATGGCCTGGCGACCGCCACAGGTCCACGAGGGTGACGTGGAGGTGGCCGTCAGGGCTGCCGTCGCCAACAAGGGCAAGGACGCGACGAAGTCCTTCGCCCGCGAAGTGGCCGACGCGATCGACGATCGTGAGCGAGTTGCTCACCACGAACTCCGAGCGATCGTCGACGAGGCTGCCGAAGCTGCGGCCGAGGGCTTCGGCACGACGTTCGGCAGCACCGTCCGGGAGAAGGCAACCGCGGCCGCGTGGGCCCAACTCATCGGCAACACGGACGAAGGTGACGTCCGGGAGACGCTGGCCTCGGACCTCTATGGCCTGGTCGACGCGGCCACCAGCAAACGGAAAGACGACGCGACGATCGAGGGGCTGGCCGACCGGATCGCCGCGAAGTTCGTTGACGAGGACGACCGCCACCGATGTACTCGCGATCAGCTCGCCGAGTACGTCGAGCGGGCCGCCGAAAACACCGAGGAATACGACGACGCCACGATCGGGGAGACTGCCCGTGAGAACGTCACCACGGAGATCTGGGCGATCATGGAGACGGTCCCCGACGATGTGCCGAACGTGACGGAGATCGCTGACAACCGTGATGTGGCCGCCGACCTCCTCGAAGCGATGCGCGAGACGGACATCATCTCGCCGCCCACTGATTGTCTCGCGCCGATTTCCGAGCGACTCGTCGAGGAAGGACTGCGAAAGGAGTTCGACGCCGACTTCTACGCGGCCTCGACGCGGGACGCCTCCGTCCACGGCGGGGATCCGTTCATCGTCGAGGCGGGTATCGCCTACGGTGGCGAACTCGACGAGGGTGGCCCGGTCGACGTCATGCGGTTCGCGAACCGCGTCCCGCTGGTCTACCAGCGGGGAGCGTGTGCGACGACGGACGTCGTCAAGACAATCAACTGGCGCAACTACGGTCTCGATCAACCGGGCGGCAGCGGGATTCCGAAGGGGCCGGCCGTGGTGATGATCCACGTCGCCTCGACGAACGTCCCGTTCACGAGCGAATCGAAGGACGCCATCGCCAACATTCCAGAGATCGAAGACGAGATCGAACTCGCGATCCGCGAGGCGGCCCGCGAACTCAAGTCGTTCCTCAACGAGCGGCGGTCGCGTCGTCAGCGCCGCGAAAAGCAGGACAAACTCGGGACGATCCTCCCGGAGATGGCGACGAAGCTGACTGCGGTGACCGGGCGCGCAGAGTTGAACATCGACGACTCGCTGGCCCGGATCATGAACAACGTCCTTCTCGAGCGGGAGCGTGAGGACGGGACAGTCAGTCTTGTCGTCGAGAACAACGACAGCACGAACGCCGACGTCGAGATCACGGACATCGTGACCGCCGAGCCGGCGAACGTCGAGGCTGACGGCGACGACGCGCGCGTCGTCGAGATGGAGGGCGAGTGGTTCATCAAGTGGTCGCCGACCGTTTCGAGTGGCGACGAGGCCGCACTGTCGTACGAGGTAAGCGATGATGCCGAGTTCGACATTTCGGTCGAGGGCATCGCCGAGGAGAAACTCACAGTGGACGGTGAACAATGA
- a CDS encoding DNA topoisomerase IV subunit A, protein MSTDTGNTEDASDGDARERLIELAAQFYDQFERGDVPHMDVPTRTKTNIEYDPEQKVWVYGDRKSTRSSNSVRGAQKLLKVIYSIDFLANQLEEDRSSTLRELYYLSESWDLDEAQFNSQDESNQIIEDLEIVSDVRREEFHMRPEESGAKVMGPLRLREQTNRGDREIHCQDDVGQGGYQIPNDPDTIEFLDNDADFVLCVETGGMRDRLVENGFDDEYNALVVHLGGQPARATRRLTKRLHDELDLPVTVFTDGDPWSYRIYGSVAYGSIKSAHLSKYLATPEAQFIGVQPEDIVEYDLPTDPLADSDINALESELEDPRFQTDYWEEQIELQLDIDKKSEQQALASYGLDFVTDTYLPERLEAMGIL, encoded by the coding sequence ATGAGCACGGACACAGGCAACACGGAAGACGCAAGCGACGGGGACGCCCGCGAGCGGTTGATCGAGCTGGCGGCACAGTTCTACGACCAGTTCGAGCGCGGCGACGTCCCCCACATGGACGTCCCCACGCGGACGAAGACCAACATCGAGTACGATCCCGAACAGAAGGTCTGGGTCTACGGTGATCGGAAGAGTACGCGATCCTCTAACAGCGTCAGAGGGGCACAGAAACTCCTGAAAGTCATCTATTCGATCGACTTCCTCGCAAACCAACTCGAAGAAGATCGGTCCTCGACGCTGCGTGAGTTGTACTACCTCAGCGAGTCCTGGGACCTCGACGAAGCGCAGTTCAACAGCCAGGACGAGTCAAATCAGATCATCGAGGACTTGGAAATCGTCTCGGACGTGCGCCGCGAGGAGTTCCACATGCGTCCCGAGGAATCGGGTGCCAAGGTGATGGGGCCGTTGCGACTTCGGGAGCAAACCAACCGCGGCGATCGGGAGATCCACTGCCAGGACGACGTGGGCCAGGGCGGCTATCAGATCCCGAACGATCCCGACACCATCGAGTTCCTTGACAACGACGCGGACTTCGTCCTCTGTGTCGAGACCGGCGGCATGCGCGATCGACTCGTCGAAAACGGCTTCGACGACGAGTACAACGCCCTCGTCGTCCACCTGGGCGGCCAGCCCGCCCGGGCGACCCGGCGGCTGACCAAGCGACTCCACGACGAACTCGATCTGCCGGTGACGGTGTTCACTGACGGCGACCCGTGGTCCTACCGGATCTATGGGTCGGTCGCCTACGGGTCGATCAAGTCCGCCCACCTCTCGAAGTACCTCGCGACGCCGGAAGCCCAGTTCATCGGCGTCCAGCCCGAGGACATCGTCGAGTACGATCTCCCGACCGACCCGCTCGCGGATTCGGACATCAACGCCCTTGAGTCCGAACTCGAGGATCCCCGCTTCCAGACCGATTACTGGGAGGAACAGATCGAACTCCAGCTCGACATCGACAAGAAGTCCGAACAGCAGGCCCTGGCCTCCTACGGCCTGGACTTCGTGACTGATACGTATCTTCCGGAGCGGCTGGAAGCGATGGGCATTCTGTAG
- the gyrB gene encoding DNA topoisomerase (ATP-hydrolyzing) subunit B — protein sequence MSDDNAYGAGQIQVLEGLQAVQKRPAMYIGSTDTRGLHHLVYEVVDNAIDEALAGHCDHIEVTIHDDGSVSVTDDGRGIPIDIHEEYDRPAVEVIMTVLHAGGKFDNKSYQVSGGLHGVGVSVVNALSQKLEVEVSREGNVWKQTFDHGAPADDLTEIRSLDDPDETGTTIRFWPDEEIFETTDFQFSTLANRLRELAFLNSGVEITLADDREERAETFQYEGGIREFVEYLNETKDPLHDEVVYFEDEDQDIQVEVALQATTELQGSIHAFANNINTREGGSHLTGFKTALTRVVNDYATTNDLLSDIEETLKGEDIREGLTAVISIKHPDPQFEGQTKTKLGNSEVRGVVESAMHENLGTYFEENPAVAQAIVRKAVEAAKARKAAQKAEELTRRKSALESTALPGKLADCQTKDPSRAELFIAEGDSAGGSAKQARNPDFQAVLPIRGKILNVEKHRLDRILENEQIRNIITALGTGVGDEFDLDELRYEKIIFATDADVDGAHIRTLLLTFFYRHMRPLLEGGHVYAARPPLYRIRYRGETYDAMTDAERDEIIEEKCNGNPTQIQRFKGLGEMNPQQLWDTTMNPENRFLKRITIDDAAAADKMFSVLMGDAVEPRKQFIKEHSPEAEWVDI from the coding sequence ATGAGCGACGACAACGCCTACGGGGCCGGCCAAATCCAGGTACTGGAGGGCTTACAAGCCGTCCAGAAGCGGCCGGCGATGTACATCGGTTCTACCGACACCAGGGGATTGCATCACCTCGTCTACGAGGTGGTCGACAACGCCATCGACGAGGCGCTCGCCGGACACTGTGACCACATCGAGGTCACGATCCACGACGACGGATCAGTCTCGGTGACCGACGACGGCCGGGGGATTCCGATCGACATCCACGAGGAGTACGACCGGCCAGCCGTCGAAGTCATCATGACCGTGCTACACGCCGGGGGAAAGTTCGACAACAAGTCCTACCAGGTCTCGGGAGGGCTCCACGGCGTCGGTGTCTCGGTTGTCAATGCCCTCTCCCAGAAGCTCGAAGTCGAAGTAAGCCGGGAAGGCAACGTCTGGAAACAGACGTTCGATCACGGTGCGCCCGCGGACGACCTCACCGAGATCCGCTCGCTCGATGACCCCGATGAGACGGGGACGACGATCCGCTTTTGGCCGGACGAAGAGATCTTCGAGACCACCGACTTCCAGTTCTCGACGCTCGCGAACCGCCTTCGGGAACTCGCCTTTCTGAACTCCGGGGTCGAGATCACGCTCGCTGACGATCGCGAAGAGCGGGCCGAAACCTTCCAGTACGAGGGTGGGATCCGGGAGTTCGTCGAGTACCTGAACGAAACCAAAGATCCGCTGCACGACGAAGTCGTCTACTTCGAGGACGAGGATCAGGACATCCAGGTCGAAGTCGCCCTCCAGGCGACCACCGAGTTGCAGGGCTCGATTCACGCGTTCGCGAACAACATCAACACCCGCGAGGGAGGGAGTCACCTCACCGGCTTCAAAACCGCGTTAACTCGCGTCGTCAACGATTATGCGACCACCAACGACCTTCTCTCGGACATCGAGGAGACACTCAAAGGGGAGGACATCCGCGAGGGGCTGACGGCGGTCATCTCGATCAAACACCCGGACCCCCAGTTCGAGGGCCAGACGAAGACCAAACTCGGCAACAGCGAGGTCCGTGGCGTCGTCGAAAGTGCGATGCACGAGAATCTCGGGACGTACTTCGAGGAGAACCCGGCCGTCGCCCAGGCGATCGTTCGGAAGGCTGTCGAGGCCGCCAAAGCCCGCAAGGCCGCACAGAAAGCCGAGGAACTCACCCGCCGCAAGAGCGCCCTGGAGTCGACCGCACTGCCGGGGAAGCTGGCCGACTGTCAGACGAAAGATCCCAGCCGGGCGGAGCTGTTCATCGCCGAGGGGGACAGCGCGGGCGGGAGTGCCAAACAGGCCCGAAATCCCGATTTCCAGGCCGTCTTACCCATCCGCGGGAAGATCCTCAACGTCGAGAAACACCGCCTCGACCGGATTCTCGAGAACGAACAGATCCGCAACATCATCACCGCGCTGGGGACCGGCGTCGGGGACGAGTTCGATCTCGACGAACTCCGGTACGAGAAGATCATCTTCGCTACTGACGCTGACGTCGACGGCGCACACATCCGGACACTGTTGCTCACGTTTTTCTATCGACACATGCGACCGTTGCTCGAGGGAGGCCACGTCTACGCCGCCCGCCCGCCGCTGTACCGGATCCGGTATCGCGGCGAGACCTACGACGCGATGACCGACGCCGAACGTGACGAGATCATCGAGGAGAAATGCAACGGGAATCCGACCCAGATCCAGCGGTTCAAGGGCCTGGGGGAGATGAACCCACAACAGCTCTGGGATACGACGATGAATCCCGAGAACCGGTTTCTCAAGCGGATCACGATCGACGACGCCGCCGCTGCGGACAAGATGTTCTCCGTGCTGATGGGTGACGCCGTCGAACCGCGCAAGCAGTTCATCAAGGAACACAGCCCCGAAGCTGAATGGGTCGACATATGA
- a CDS encoding ABC transporter ATP-binding protein: protein MGGTEVNETDSTFAIEATDLTKHFGDVVAVQDLDLAIEPGTVYGFLGPNGSGKTTTMRMLTTLTRPTSGEARIAGIPITDRNGVIEHVGYLPEEPPLFDELTAGEYLRHVAALHDIPGDEADERIADYLDRFDLAEAADRRISGYSTGMRQKTGLVGAILHEPSVLLLDEPTSGLDPRAARTVKDLIAELAAGETTIFLSTHILSVVEELADVVGVLHDGRLVAEGSPAALKQQAEEGTGDTLEDVFLAVTADHTEEYASAEPEAAADGA from the coding sequence ATGGGTGGGACTGAAGTGAACGAAACCGACAGTACATTCGCAATCGAGGCTACCGACCTGACGAAGCACTTCGGCGACGTCGTTGCTGTCCAGGACCTCGATCTGGCCATCGAACCCGGGACCGTCTACGGGTTCCTGGGGCCGAACGGTTCCGGCAAGACTACCACGATGCGAATGCTAACAACGCTTACACGCCCAACCTCCGGCGAGGCCCGAATCGCCGGCATTCCGATCACTGACCGAAACGGCGTTATCGAGCACGTCGGCTACCTCCCCGAGGAGCCGCCGCTGTTCGACGAGTTGACCGCCGGCGAGTACCTCCGGCACGTCGCCGCGCTGCACGACATTCCCGGTGACGAGGCCGACGAACGCATCGCGGACTATCTCGACCGGTTCGATCTCGCCGAGGCCGCCGACCGCCGGATCAGTGGCTACTCGACCGGAATGCGCCAGAAGACCGGACTCGTCGGGGCGATCCTCCACGAACCGTCAGTGCTCCTCCTCGACGAGCCGACGAGCGGTCTCGACCCGCGGGCTGCCCGAACCGTCAAGGACCTGATCGCCGAACTCGCCGCGGGCGAGACGACGATCTTCCTCTCGACGCACATCCTTTCGGTCGTCGAGGAACTCGCCGACGTGGTCGGCGTCCTCCACGACGGCCGGCTCGTCGCGGAGGGCTCGCCCGCGGCTCTCAAACAGCAGGCCGAGGAAGGTACTGGAGACACGCTCGAAGATGTCTTCCTTGCAGTGACGGCGGATCATACCGAGGAGTACGCGAGTGCCGAACCAGAGGCTGCGGCCGACGGTGCGTGA